In Nicotiana tabacum cultivar K326 chromosome 11, ASM71507v2, whole genome shotgun sequence, a single window of DNA contains:
- the LOC107820533 gene encoding dolichyl-diphosphooligosaccharide--protein glycosyltransferase subunit 1B-like, producing MGAMAILRLALVFSIFTSLSLLTRSSPSPSPQLQIVNAERRIDLNSHIVRVFLTLKVENIGESPASEVLLAFSPTEADHLALVKAAAVASKKKKKSYLPLDVKPINLVDGPNGTKYYLVYLLKPLVKGEAISLEVLYLLTHSLEPFPVEISQSESQLVYYRDSAKILSPYPIKQQATFLKTPTSKVESFTRVEPTDRANTELRYGPYEEQRPYSYSPVIVHFENNNAFAVVEELVREIEISHWGSVQVTEHYKLVHAGARHKGVFSRVEYQSRPSHSGVSSFKHLLAELPPRVHSVYYRDNIGNISSSRLRTNRKKSELLIEPRYPLFGGWKSTFVIGYGVPLEDFLFEAADGTRYLNYSFGCPLGQTVVDKLTVKVVLPEGSKNPSAVVPFPVEQRFEKKYSYLDVVGRTVVVLEKENVVPEHNSPFQVYYQFSPIYMLAEPLMLTSVFFLFFMACVTYLQVDLSISKIKQT from the exons ATGGGAGCTATGGCGATCCTTCGACTAGCCCTAGTTTTCTCTATCTTCACCTCGCTTTCATTACTCACCAGATCTTCTCCGTCTCCGTCGCCGCAGTTGCAGATCGTTAACGCCGAACGCAGA ATTGACTTGAATTCACACATTGTGAGGGTTTTCTTGACTTTGAAG GTTGAAAATATTGGTGAATCGCCTGCTTCGGAAGTCCTTCTTGCCTTCTCTCCCACAGAAGCTGATCATCTGGCATTGGTAAAAGCAGCAGCTGTTGCtagcaagaagaaaaagaaatcttATTTGCCACTTGATGTGAAGCCAATTAACCTGGTTGATGGACCAAATGGGACTAAGTATTATTTAGTGTATTTGCTTAAACCATTGGTCAAAGGTGAAGCCATCTCGCTAgaagttctttatttattaacaCATTCTCTCGAGCCTTTCCCAGTAGAAATAAGCCAGTCGGAGTCTCAATTAGTTTATTACCGTGACAGTGCGAAAATTCTGTCACCATATCCTATTAAACAGCAAGCAACGTTTCTAAAGACCCCAACTAGCAAGGTTGAGTCATTCACAAGAGTTGAGCCTACAGATCGTGCTAACACAGAACTAAGATATGGGCCATATGAGGAACAACGTCCGTATTCATATTCACCTGTAATTGTCCATTTTGAGAACAATAATGCGTTTGCTGTGGTTGAGGAGCTTGTGCGCGAAATTGAAATCTCTCACTGGGGCAGTGTACAGGTCACTGAACATTACAAATTGGTACATGCTGGTGCTCGACATAAAGGTGTTTTTTCAAG GGTTGAATATCAGTCTAGGCCCTCGCACAGTGGTGTCTCCTCATTCAAGCATCTTCTTGCAGAACTACCACCAAGGGTCCATTCTGTCTACTACAGGGATAACATAGGGAACATTTCATCCTCTCGCTTACGCACAAATCGTAAGAAG TCAGAGCTGTTAATAGAACCACGGTATCCTTTATTTGGAGGCTGGAAATCTACTTTTGTCATCGGATATGGGGTTCCTCTAGAGGACTTCCTTTTTGAGGCAGCTGATGGCACACGTTACCTGAATTACAGTTTTGGATGCCCTCTTGGACAGACTGTTGTTGATAAGTTGACCGTCAAA GTTGTGTTACCAGAAGGATCAAAGAACCCATCCGCGGTGGTTCCATTTCCTGTGGAACAACGATTTGAG AAGAAATACTCGTATCTTGATGTTGTGGGAAGGACAGTGGTGGTCCTAGAAAAGGAAAATGTAGTTCCTGAGCACAACTCTCCTTTCCAG GTCTATTACCAATTCAGCCCCATTTACATGCTTGCAGAGCCGTTGATGTTGACTTctgtctttttccttttctttatggCTTGTGTCACTTATCTGCAAGTAGATCTTTCAATTAGCAAAATCAAGCAAACATGA